One genomic window of Euzebya rosea includes the following:
- a CDS encoding PucR family transcriptional regulator has translation MTTRPLQGRLVQDDEPGAAEVLRLVGVVGDRLQARFAEINDTMNAAIEDAIDVLDDPEILDSMHASVEGNVVTILHLLRQGIPLERAQPITAATDYARRTAQQGVSSAALRRAYHIGSDDLLNHMFEEIQQLDAEADVKLRLLHHLAGWMHQYVDWITTVVLEVHEEERRHVLQRRASVVSGLVQRVLDGRPVAPADFLSRTGYRLSQVHVAAVVWMAGANQGTDRTADLTEVGQRLGVLLESHGVPLLVPVDRNAARIWLGMGQRTDPVDMAELRRRLDVDPDVRMALGTPLAGHDGFRRSLERAEAVRAVPAVAATPVARAVGWAEDGMTTVARLAHDLSGTRRWVHEVLGPLAEATETADRLRETVRVHLRAGGSYVRTGEVLLLHRNTVKYRIQQVEEMRGRPLEDGRLDLELALHACHLLGPVVLAGGGPSR, from the coding sequence GTGACGACCCGACCGCTGCAGGGCCGCCTGGTGCAGGACGACGAACCCGGGGCGGCCGAGGTGCTGCGGTTGGTCGGTGTGGTCGGTGACCGCCTGCAGGCCCGGTTCGCCGAGATCAACGACACGATGAACGCGGCCATCGAGGACGCCATCGATGTGCTCGACGACCCGGAGATCCTCGACTCGATGCATGCCAGCGTCGAGGGCAACGTCGTGACGATCCTCCACCTGCTGCGCCAGGGGATCCCGCTGGAGCGGGCCCAGCCGATCACCGCAGCCACCGACTACGCACGGCGCACGGCCCAGCAGGGTGTGTCGTCCGCTGCCCTCCGGCGGGCGTATCACATCGGGTCCGACGACCTGCTTAACCACATGTTCGAGGAGATCCAGCAGCTCGACGCCGAAGCCGACGTCAAGCTGCGGCTCCTCCACCACCTCGCCGGCTGGATGCACCAGTACGTCGACTGGATCACCACCGTCGTGCTGGAGGTCCACGAGGAGGAACGGCGCCACGTCCTTCAGCGCCGCGCGAGCGTGGTGTCCGGGCTCGTCCAGCGGGTCCTCGACGGACGTCCCGTCGCCCCCGCGGACTTCCTCTCCCGCACCGGCTACCGGCTCTCCCAGGTCCACGTCGCGGCCGTCGTCTGGATGGCCGGGGCGAACCAGGGGACCGACCGGACGGCCGACCTGACGGAGGTGGGGCAACGGCTGGGTGTCCTGCTCGAGAGCCACGGCGTCCCGCTGCTGGTCCCGGTGGACCGCAACGCCGCGCGGATCTGGCTCGGCATGGGGCAGCGGACCGACCCCGTCGACATGGCCGAGCTGCGACGGCGGCTCGACGTCGACCCCGACGTCCGGATGGCGCTTGGCACCCCCCTGGCCGGCCACGACGGGTTCCGCCGCAGCCTGGAACGGGCCGAGGCGGTCAGGGCCGTGCCGGCCGTGGCCGCCACACCGGTCGCTCGAGCGGTCGGCTGGGCCGAGGACGGCATGACCACGGTCGCGCGTCTGGCACACGACCTCAGCGGGACCCGCCGTTGGGTCCACGAGGTGCTCGGGCCGCTGGCCGAAGCCACGGAGACCGCCGACCGGCTGCGCGAGACGGTCAGGGTGCACCTCCGGGCCGGCGGCAGCTACGTGCGCACCGGCGAGGTGCTGCTCCTCCACCGCAACACCGTGAAGTACCGCATCCAGCAGGTCGAGGAGATGCGCGGCCGGCCACTCGAGGACGGTCGTCTGGACCTCGAGCTGGCCCTGCACGCCTGCCACCTGCTCGGACCGGTCGTGCTGGCCGGCGGGGGGCCCAGCCGCTGA